A single region of the Musa acuminata AAA Group cultivar baxijiao chromosome BXJ1-11, Cavendish_Baxijiao_AAA, whole genome shotgun sequence genome encodes:
- the LOC135596605 gene encoding UPF0496 protein 1-like has product MGAHQSRRPDAPPVLLVDGGGSSRPAAGEASHANIRYVAELSSYAAACRLDPELQTFDTTLQQRTSRAISTLALGVEVRSLSLDSLREITSCLLEMNQEVVKVILACKRDIWKSPELFDLVEDYFENSLQTLDFCTALERCLKRARDSQLIIHVALQRFAEGEDETEAEDCNKKYSRTLDELRLFKTAGDPFTEEFFQVFQSVYRQQLLMLEKLQLRKNKLDKKLKSIKAWRKVSSIIFAATLAAVLICSVVAAAVSAPPVAAALAAAASIPIGSMAKWIDSLLKDYGNAVQGQKEVVGSMQVGTFIVIKDLDSIRVSIDKLEIEIVSLLDNADFAIKDVEAVKIGIEEIKKKLEVFTKSVEDLVEQTDKCSRDIRRARTVVLQRIIRTPK; this is encoded by the coding sequence ATGGGCGCTCACCAGAGCAGGAGGCCTGACGCGCCGCCGGTCCTCTTGGTCGACGGTGGCGGCAGCTCCAGACCCGCGGCCGGGGAGGCGAGCCATGCGAACATCCGGTACGTGGCCGAGCTGAGCTCCTACGCGGCCGCCTGCCGCCTCGACCCTGAGCTCCAGACCTTCGATACCACGCTCCAGCAGCGCACCAGCCGCGCCATCTCCACCCTCGCTCTCGGCGTCGAGGTCCGCTCCCTCTCCCTCGACTCCCTCCGGGAGATCACCAGCTGTCTTCTGGAGATGAACCAGGAGGTGGTGAAGGTCATCCTGGCCTGCAAGCGAGACATCTGGAAGAGCCCCGAGCTCTTCGACCTCGTCGAGGACTACTTCGAGAACAGCCTCCAGACCCTCGACTTCTGTACCGCCCTCGAGAGGTGCCTCAAGAGAGCTCGCGACAGCCAACTCATCATCCACGTTGCGCTGCAGCGCTTCGCGGAGGGGGAAGACGAAACCGAAGCCGAGGACTGCAACAAGAAGTATTCCAGGACCTTGGACGAGTTGAGGCTTTTCAAGACGGCCGGCGACCCCTTCACGGAAGAGTTCTTTCAGGTCTTCCAGTCCGTCTACAGGCAGCAGCTGCTCATGCTCGAGAAGCTGCAGCTGAGAAAGAACAAGCTCGACAAGAAGCTGAAGTCCATCAAGGCATGGAGGAAGGTCTCGAGCATAATCTTTGCGGCCACCCTGGCCGCCGTCCTGATCTGCTCAGTGGTCGCAGCTGCTGTTTCTGCGCCGCCAGTCGCTGCTGCTTTGGCCGCTGCTGCGTCGATCCCGATCGGGTCGATGGCGAAGTGGATCGACTCACTGTTGAAGGACTACGGAAATGCTGTGCAGGGGCAAAAGGAGGTGGTTGGCTCCATGCAAGTAGGCACCTTCATCGTCATTAAGGACTTGGATAGCATTCGGGTGTCGATCGACAAGTTGGAAATCGAGATCGTTTCGCTATTGGATAATGCTGATTTCGCCATCAAGGATGTGGAGGCAGTGAAGATTGGGATCGAGGAgatcaagaagaagttggaggtgTTCACGAAGAGCGTGGAGGATTTGGTGGAGCAGACTGATAAGTGCAGCAGGGACATCAGGCGAGCTCGGACTGTTGTACTGCAGAGGATCATTAGGACTCctaaatga